The following proteins are encoded in a genomic region of Xenopus laevis strain J_2021 chromosome 3L, Xenopus_laevis_v10.1, whole genome shotgun sequence:
- the znf609.L gene encoding zinc finger protein 609 isoform X4 has product MDSPGCASSGLPLHLLPMVSSDISSPCEQIMVRTRSVGVNTSDVALATEPECLGPCEPGTSVNLEGIVWQETEDGMLVVNVTWRNKTYVGTLLDCTRHDWAPPRFCDSPTSDLEMRNGRGRGKRMRPSSNAPLTETVTVPDNKGASSSSSSSSKTRAGTNSKGRRGSQNSGEHRPPPCGTTDDIKASPSSASKRKSKPPSDMELTSSSEDSKGSKRARTNSMGSSSAPVSLPLTVPLSTIKVEPATLDRNCSSPVLIDCPHPNCNKKYKHINGLKYHQAHAHTDDDSKPEADGDSECGEEPHLHLDIGGCNGTFASQKGSLSPARSATPKARLTEPHSPTLPGKYGSKAVCKKKVGAEGDTDPGALSNDGSEDGPLATDDTSNDGFELQEKSLAEKDAAKKGGISAKTEKPPASKSVKSARPIAPAIVPQPMYTFQATTFTASSPGSTTGITTTVVQAMPASPQLKPIQPKPTVMGEPSGINPALTPSRDKKKKDKKKKESREEESPGPSIKSGRPEEGKSPYGEGMGDSSNKADGLLNGSDAHQNRLASIKAEADKIYSFTDNAPSPSIGSGSTSSRIENPSPGQPMTPLHVVTQNGAEGTSAKTNSPAYSDISDAGDDGEGKLDGTKVKDPDMMVKEGAKKTLFAQQPQSKDSPYYQNFETYYSPNYAHSSPSAINPTAQAASESQPLKVKKEEDLEVTEVKMKIEPPEEKKPELTSTSQQPSVIQQRSNMYMQSLYYNQYAYVPPYGYSDQGYHAHMLSTNPTYRQHYEEQQKQRQSLEQQRSSEKKAEIAVRERERESSIKDEWKHKSVPPTLTKAPSLTDLGKSGSSKAKELGTGSDSGKSVIIPKPEESVKVPLQQGEGLKAKVSEGGGHAGKDIAEAKSVGECNRQAGLDPALWYRQQEADSRLWTYVYPKYSDPLKSEDERWKEERERKAKEERARSKEASSKDDGKEGVSGDVKGLPGTEDLRGLPKDHRTSTHVPVSSPLTQHQSYIPYMHGYTYSQAYDPNHPSYRGMPAVMMQNYPGSYLPPSYSFSPYGNKISSNEESDKSRASPSVSCKPTSESKALDILQQHASHYKSKSPTITDKSPQDRDRSGCSIPGSTAGSVGGCSSMGAPDRGGDRSSERPRTSPSQRLMSTHHHHHHLGYSLLPAQYPVPYTAGLASTAIVASQQSSAPSLYPPPRR; this is encoded by the exons ATGGACTCTCCAGGTTGTGCTTCTTCTGGTCTCCCTCTGCATCTACTTCCAATGGTGAGCAGTGACATATCTTCCCCATGTGAACAGATCATGGTGCGCACACGATCAGTGGGTGTCAATACAAGTGATGTAGCCCTGGCTACTGAACCAGAATGCCTGGGGCCTTGTGAGCCGGGCACCAGTGTTAACCTGGAAGGCATTGTGTGGCAGGAGACTGAAGATG GAATGTTGGTTGTTAATGTGACTTGGAGAAACAAAACCTATGTAGGTACCCTGCTGGACTGCACACGTCATGACTGGGCTCCCCCAAG ATTCTGCGACTCTCCCACCAGTGACTTGGAGATGCGGAATGGACGGGggcggggcaaacgcatgcgtcCTAGCAGCAATGCTCCTCTCACAGAAACAGTGACTGTGCCAGATAACAAAGGAGCTAGCagtagcagcagtagcagcagcaagACACGTGCTGGGACAAACAGCAAAGGGAGGAGGGGGAGCCAGAACTCAGGTGAACACCGCCCTCCTCCTTGTGGTACCACAGATGACATCAAAGCTAGTCCATCTTCTGCCAGTAAGCGCAAAAGTAAGCCCCCTTCTGACATGGAACTTACCTCTAGCTCAGAAGATTCTAAAGGAAGCAAGCGTGCACGTACCAATTCAATGGGTTCCTCCTCAGCACCTGTGTCATTGCCTTTAACGGTGCCACTTAGCACTATCAAGGTAGAGCCTGCAACACTTGATCGCAATTGTTCATCTCCAGTTCTCATTGACTGTCCCCATCctaattgtaataaaaagtacaagcaCATCAACGGCCTGAAATATCATCAGGCACATGCACACACTGATGATGACAGTAAGCCAGAAGCTGATGGTGATAGTGAGTGTGGAGAGGAGCCTCATCTTCACCTGGACATTGGAGGATGCAATGGCACTTTTGCATCTCAGAAAGGGTCTCTCTCTCCTGCGCGTTCTGCTACTCCCAAGGCCCGCTTAACTGAACCACACAGTCCAACGTTACCTGGCAAATATGGAAGCAAGGCAGTTTGTAAAAAGAAAGTGGGGGCAGAGGGTGACACAGATCCTGGAGCTCTTTCTAATGATGGATCAGAGGATGGGCCACTAGCTACAGATGACACCAGCAATGATGGCTTTGAGCTTCAGGAAAAAAGTTTGGCAGAAAAAGATGCAGCCAAAAAAGGAGGCATAAGCGCCAAGACTGAGAAGCCACCTGCCTCTAAAAGTGTAAAGTCTGCACGTCCAATTGCACCAGCTATAGTGCCTCAACCAATGTATACCTTTCAAGCAACCACCTTTACTGCCTCCAGTCCTGGCTCTACAACTGGCATAACAACCACTGTGGTGCAAGCTATGCCAGCTAGCCCTCAGCTTAAACCTATTCAGCCGAAACCCACAGTTATGGGAGAACCCTCTGGTATCAATCCTGCTTTGACGCCATCTAGGGATAAGAAAAAGAAggataaaaagaagaaagagtCCAGGGAGGAGGAAAGCCCTGGCCCATCCATCAAGTCAGGCcgtccagaggaaggaaaaagcCCTTATGGAGAAGGGATGGGGGATTCTTCAAATAAAGCTGATGGGCTCCTCAATGGCTCTGATGCTCACCAGAATCGCCTAGCCAGCATTAAAGCTGAGGCTGATAAAATTTACAGCTTTACAGACAATGCTCCAAGTCCATCAATTGGTTCAGGAAGTACATCAAGTAGAATAGAGAATCCAAGTCCAGGCCAACCAATGACCCCTCTGCATGTTGTAACCCAAAATGGCGCTGAAGGTACTTCAGCAAAAACAAACAGTCCTGCATACTCTGATATCTCTGATGCAGGAGATGATGGTGAGGGTAAATTAGATGGCACCAAAGTCAAAGACCCAGATATGATGGTAAAAGAGGGTGCCAAAAAAACACTCTTTGCACAGCAGCCACAAAGCAAAGACTCCCCATACTACCAGAACTTTGAGACCTATTACTCCCCTAATTATGCACATTCCAGTCCCAGTGCCATAAATCCCACTGCTCAAGCTGCATCAGAGAGCCAGCCCCTCAAGgtaaagaaggaagaggatctagAAGTTACAgaagtaaaaatgaaaatagaaCCACCTGAAGAGAAGAAGCCAGAACTAACCAGCACAAGCCAACAACCGTCTGTGATTCAGCAAAGGTCTAACATGTACATGCAGTCGCTCTATTACAACCAATATGCCTACGTGCCTCCTTATGGCTATAGTGACCAAGGGTACCATGCACACATGCTCAGTACTAATCCAACATATCGGCAGCATTATGAAGAGCAACAGAAACAACGACAGAGTTTAGAGCAGCAACGCAGCAGTGAGAAAAAAGCAGAAATTGCAGTAagggaaagagaaagagaaagctCAATTAAAGATGAATGGAAGCATAAATCTGTGCCCCCAACGCTAACAAAGGCCCCAAGCCTTACTGACCTGGGGAAATCTGGGAGCAGCAAGGCCAAGGAACTGGGGACTGGTTCAGACTCTGGAAAGTCAGTGATCATCCCCAAGCCAGAGGAATCTGTAAAGGTGCCTTTACAGCAAGGAGAGGGGTTAAAGGCAAAAGTGTCAGAAGGTGGTGGGCATGCGGGGAAGGATATAGCTGAAGCTAAATCTGTTGGAGAATGTAATCGCCAAGCTGGTCTCGATCCTGCCCTGTGGTATAGACAG CAGGAGGCTGATTCACGATTGTGGACATATGTATACCCCAAGTACTCAGACCCCTTAAAATCTGAGGATGAacgatggaaggaagagagagaacGGAAGGCCAAAGAGGAGCGAGCTCGGAGTAAGGAGGCCTCCTCTAAGGATGATGGCAAAGAGGGGGTGAGTGGGGATGTCAAGGGACTACCAGGCACAGAGGACCTCAGAGGGCTGCCTAAGGACCATCGAACAAGCACCCATGTTCCAGTTTCATCACCCCTCACACAGCATCAATCGTACATCCCCTACATGCACGGCTATACCTACAGTCAAGCATACGACCCCAACCATCCAAGCTACCGTGGCATGCCTGCTGTCATGATGCAGAACtacccag GATCATATCTACCCCCAAGTTATTCTTTTTCTCCTTATGGAAACAAAATTAGCAGCAATGAAGAATCTGATAAGTCAAGAGCCAGCCCAAGTGTCAGTTGCAAACCAACCTCAGAGTCCAAAGCCTTGGACATTTTGCAGCAACATGCGAGCCATTACAAGAGCAAATCACCTACG ATAACAGACAAATCCCCCCAGGATCGAGATCGAAGTGGCTGCAGTATACCTGGGAGCACTGCTGGTTCAGTAGGTGGATGCAGTAGCATGGGTGCTCCAGATAGAGGAGGGGACAGGAGTTCAGAAAGGCCTcgcacttccccttcccagcgttTAATGTCCACACATCACCACCACCATCACCTAGGGTATTCTCTGCTGCCTGCCCAGTATCCAGTACCCTACACAGCTG